The Cellulosimicrobium cellulans genome contains the following window.
GGACGGCGAGGACCCCACGCTCGACGTGGCGAAGCTCGAGAAGCTGTTCCTCTCGCTCGCCTGAGCCCGGGCAGGTCGCCGCCCGACCGCGACCCTGGTCGTGCCCGCACACGGCCCGCGGCGGTCCGCCCTCCGGTGGACCGCCGCGGGCCGAGCCGTGTCAGGCGCCGGCCGGCCGCCCCGCGGGGGCCGCGGCGGCGTCCACCGCGTCGTCCTCCGCCTCGGCGCCGACGGGCGCCGCGAACTGGCTCTCGTACAGGCGCGCGTACGCGCCGCCCGCCGCGAGCAGCTCGTCGTGCGAGCCCTGCTCGACGATCGAGCCGTGCTCCATGACGAGGATCGTGTCGGCGTCGCGGATCGTCGACAGACGGTGCGCGATGACGAACGACGTGCGCCCCTCGCGCAGCGCGTTCATCGCCTGCTGCACGAGCACCTCCGTACGCGTGTCGACCGAGCTCGTCGCCTCGTCGAGGACGAGGATCGCCGGGTCGGCGAGGAACGCGCGCGCGATCGTGAGCAGCTGCTTCTCGCCCGCGCTCACGCTCGACCCCTCGTCGTCGATCACCGTCGCGTACCCGTCAGGCAGCGTGCGCACGAACGGGTCGACGTGCGTCGCACGCGTCGCCGCGAGGAACGCCTCGTCGTCGAGCTCCCGGCCGTCCCGCACGCCATAGCGCAGGTTCTCCTCGATCGTGCCCTTGAAGAGCCACGTGTCCTGCAGGACCATGCCGATGTCGGAGCGCAGGTCGTCGCGCGTCATGTCGCGCGTGTCCACGCCGTCGAGCGTGATGCGGCCCGAGTCCACGTCGTAGAACCGCATCAGCAGGTTCACGAGGGTGGTCTTGCCCGCGCCCGTCGGCCCGACGATCGCGATCGTCTGGCCGGGCTCCACCACGAGGTCGAGGTGCTCGATGAGCGGGGTGTCCGGGGTGTAGGAGAACGACACGTCGTCGAACGCGACGCGGCCACGCACCGGATCGACCGTCGCGGCAGGCGACGGGTCCGGCGTCTGCTCCTCGGCGTCGAGCAGGTCGTAGACCCGCTCGGCCGACGCGACGCCCGACTGGAGCAGGTTCATCATCGACGCGATCTGCGTGATGGGCTGCGTGAACTGGCGCGAGTACTGGATGAACGCCTGCACGTCACCGAGCGTCATGGTGCCCGACGCGACACGCAGCCCGCCGACCACCGCGACGATCACGTAGTTGAGGTTCGCGACGAAGCCCATCGCCGGCTGGATGGTGCCGGAGATGAACTGCGCCTTGAAGCTCGCGTCGTACAGGTCACCGTTCTCGCGCTCGAAGTCGTCGATCGCGGCCTGCTGGTGACCGTAGACCTTGACCAGGGTGTGGCCGGTGTACATCTCCTCGATGTGGGCGTTGAGGCGGCCCGTGGCGGCCCACTGCTGGATGAACTGCGGCTGCGAGCGCTTGGCGATCTGGGCCGTGATGATGACGGACAGGGGCACCGTCACGAGCGCGACGACCGCGAGCAGCGGCGAGATCCAGAACATCACGCCGAGCACGCCGAAGACGGTCAGGACCGACGTCACGAGCTGCGACAGCGTCTGCGTGAGGGTCTGGGAGATGTTGTCGATGTCGTTCGTCACGCGCGAGAGGATCTCGCCGCGCTGGTTGCGGTCGAAGTACGACAGCGGGAGCCGACCGAGCTTCGCCTGCACCTCGGCGCGCAGCCGGTAGACGGTGCGCTGCACGACGATCGCCGTGATGCGCCCCTGCAGCCAGCCGAACAGGAACGAGCCGACGTAGACCGCGAGCACCCACGCCAGCACGGTCGCGAGCGCCGTGAAGTCGATGCCCTCGCCGGGGACGAGGCCGGGGACGCCGGAGACGAGGTCCGCGATCTGGTCCTGCCCCTGGGCGCGCAGCGCGTCGACGGCCTGGGCCTGTGTCACGCCCGCGGGGAGCTGAGAGCCGACGACGCCGGCAAAGATGATGTTCGTCGCGTTGCCGAGGAGCTTGGGGCCGGCGACGGCGAGCGCCACCGACACGACGCCGAGGATCACGACGGCGACGATCGGCACGCGCTCGGGCCGCAGCGAGGCCGCGAACCGGCGCAGGGAGCCCTTGAAGTCGA
Protein-coding sequences here:
- a CDS encoding ABC transporter ATP-binding protein — protein: MSGEQDASRTPAPSGPDAPGTDTPAAKGRDVASTRMAGRPRGGGPGPIGGMGVPGEKALDFKGSLRRFAASLRPERVPIVAVVILGVVSVALAVAGPKLLGNATNIIFAGVVGSQLPAGVTQAQAVDALRAQGQDQIADLVSGVPGLVPGEGIDFTALATVLAWVLAVYVGSFLFGWLQGRITAIVVQRTVYRLRAEVQAKLGRLPLSYFDRNQRGEILSRVTNDIDNISQTLTQTLSQLVTSVLTVFGVLGVMFWISPLLAVVALVTVPLSVIITAQIAKRSQPQFIQQWAATGRLNAHIEEMYTGHTLVKVYGHQQAAIDDFERENGDLYDASFKAQFISGTIQPAMGFVANLNYVIVAVVGGLRVASGTMTLGDVQAFIQYSRQFTQPITQIASMMNLLQSGVASAERVYDLLDAEEQTPDPSPAATVDPVRGRVAFDDVSFSYTPDTPLIEHLDLVVEPGQTIAIVGPTGAGKTTLVNLLMRFYDVDSGRITLDGVDTRDMTRDDLRSDIGMVLQDTWLFKGTIEENLRYGVRDGRELDDEAFLAATRATHVDPFVRTLPDGYATVIDDEGSSVSAGEKQLLTIARAFLADPAILVLDEATSSVDTRTEVLVQQAMNALREGRTSFVIAHRLSTIRDADTILVMEHGSIVEQGSHDELLAAGGAYARLYESQFAAPVGAEAEDDAVDAAAAPAGRPAGA